GCGATGCCTGGGTGGAAGGCGCCCAGGGACGTTTCTGGGGCAGGTTCGGCGCGGCCGGTGTCCTTGCCTACGATCCGGACAAGGGGGTACTCCTGCAGCACCGCGCGGCCTGGAGCCACAACGGCGGAACCTGGGGATTGCCCGGCGGCGCGCTGCATCAAGGCGAGGACGCCGTCACGGGTGCGCTCCGGGAAGCGCACGAGGAGGCCGCCGTCCCCGCCAAGGATGTAAGCATCCTGTTCACTTCTGTCCTGGACGTCGGCTACTGGTCCTACACCACCGTGGTCCTGCTGGTCCGGAAGCCCTTTGATCCCGTCATCAGCGATCCGGAGAGCATTGAGCTGCGGTGGGTTCCGCTGTCAGAAGTGGAAAGCAACGAACTGCATCCCGGTTTCGCAGCCGCATGGCCTGAACTGCGCCAGCGGATGCTGGACCTCGCGGAAGGCGGGATCGCGCGGGCTACGGGGCCGGGAAATAACCGTCAGTAGTCCTTGCCGTACTCCGCGCTAACAAGGATGGGCAGGTGGTCCGACTCACCGCGCGGCAGGGTTTCCACGCTTTCAATATCCAGGCCCAGCGACGTGGCGAAGTCGAAGTGCCCCTTGAATACCTTGTACCGGGTGTAAGTGCGGCGGTCGCTGAGTGACAGCGAGTAGCCGGAGTTCTTCATGTGTTCATCGAGGCTCTTGGTGAAGAACGGGTAGTTGAAATCCCCGACCATGAGCGTCATGAGGCCGCTTCCCATGGTCAGCAGTTCTGCGTGGGCGGCATGGATCTGTTTCCGCCTCAGCGAGTTGGAAGCGGTCAGTGGTGCGGCATGGAAGGATCCGATCACCAGCTCGTGCTGCGTTTCGTTGTCCATCACCCGGGTTCCGATGAGGCGTTCGTGGGCCGGGGCGAGCACCCTGTCATGAAGCGACTTCTTCAGGGCGAAGGACTGGGTATCCATGGCCGTAAAGCGGCTGGTGCGGTAATAGATGGCCAGGCCCAGGCGGTTTCCCTTGGTAGTGTCCGCAAGATGCAGCGGTCCCAGGGTCTCCGGCAGGTCGCTGGAGTCCACTTCCTGAAGGCACAGGGCGTCGATTTCGAAATTCTGGGCAAGTGCAAGGAGTTCACCGCTCGCCTTGTGCTTGCGAAGGTTGTAGCTGATGACGCGCATCGGTTGAGCACCTCTTCGGAGGGTTGCTGACAGGACCAGTTCCTGAGTCTACCCAGATAGCGGTCCCCGGGCTCCGACATTTCGCCGCGTCCGGAACAACGCGCCCCCCGCCGCCAACGGCTAGAGTTAATCCCGATTCACCCAAAACCGCAGGAGGGCCAACGTTGACCAAAGAACTGCCCGAACTTGCCGAAGGCAACTTCTACTACCAGTCGCTGGGCGGCGGCAGGTTCCGCTCCACTATCCACGCCCAGGGCGCCTGGAACGAACACGAACAGCACATGGCGCCGGCCTCGGGGCTGATGGTGGACAGCCTGGAACGGCACGAGCCCCGCGCTCACCTGCGGATGGCGCGCCTGAGCTTCGAGATCCTGGGCCTGATCCCGGGCGGGGAGTTCCACATCGAAACCGCCACCCTCCGTCCCGGCCGGACCATTGAGCTGTTGCAGGCGGACCTGGTGGCCCATGGCAGGGTGGCCATCCGGGCCACTGCCTGGCGGATGGTGACCAGCGACACCAGTGAGGTGGCCGCCGTCGAGGACACCGCCATACCCGGGCCGTACGAATGCAAACCCTACGACGGCGCCAGCGTCTGGCCCGGCGGCTACATCCGCTCAATTGAGATGAGGGTGGCGGAGGGCCACCGGCCGGGGGCCGGCAAGGTCTGGCTGCGGACTGAACACCCGCTCACGGATGACGCAGACAGCGGTGACCTGGCCCGCCTCATGGGCCTGGTGGACACGGCCAACGGGATCGCCGCACGGGTCCCTCCGGGCAAGGACAGTTACGCGTTCCCCAACCTTGACCTGCAGATCCACATGTACCGCCGGCCGGAGGGGGAATGGCTTGGACTGGACAACGCCGTATCCTTCGGAGCAGATGGCATTGGCCTGACCTCCACTGTCCTGCACGACCTGCAGGGACCGTTCGGGCGAGCCGAACAGATCCTGACACTGCGCAGATCCTGATACTGCGCAGATCCTGATACTGCGCAGATCCTGATACTGCGCAGATCCTGACACGTTTGCCATGAGAAGAAGGCGGCGTCCCGGACGACCAGGGCGTAACCTAGGGTGGGCCTGCCGGTCAGGCGGCCGGGACAGCGAGGAACTGCACCATGACCACAGGAGAGCTCACGAACATGCGTGACGCCGGGGCCGGACTTGGAACTCTGACTGTCGTGCGGCAGGAGCGCTCGCTGGGGGCGGCCCGGGACCTTGAGTTCGGGATTGAACTGCTGACGCAGGCAAAAACCGGCAGGATCGGCCCTACCCTGAGGCTGTACCGGCCGAAACCCACGGTGGCCTTCGGCCAGCGGGACGCCCGGCTGCCGGGATTCGATGCCGCCGCCCAAGCCTGCCGTGACCAGGGCTTTGAACCCCTGGTCCGCAAGGCCGGGGGTCGCGCCGCCGCCTACCACGAGGGCACGCTCGTGGTTGATCATGTGGAACCGCACGCGGACGCCATTGCCGGATCAAAGAGCCGGTTCGCCTTCTTTGGCGAACTGTTGGCAGTTGCCCTTCGCAGTGCCGGCGTGCAGGCTGCGGTCGGCGAAATTCCGGGGGAGTACTGCCCGGGGGAATTCAGTGTCCATGGCCTTGACCCCCGGGACGCTGCACACCGGGTGAAGCTCATCGGCACGGCCCAGCGCGTGGTGGCCGGGGGCTGGCTGTTCAGCTCTGTGATCGTGGTCGAGAATTCCGCTCCCATCCGCAGGGTATTGACGGACAGCTACGAAGCACTGGGCCTTGACTGGGATCCAGCGACCGCGGGAGCAGTCAATGATCTGGTGCCGGGGCTGGACGTCAAAGCGATCGAGGAGGCGCTGCTTGGCACTTATGCGGGTCAGGCCTCCCTGCGGTTCGCCGAATTCGGCAGCTATGCCGGCCGCGACGGGGAGGCCTAACCCGCTTGGGGCCTCGCCGTCACACTCAGCGAGGCTGACTCTGAGGCGTGACTCTTAGGCTGCCAGACGGGACTTGACCTCGGCTGCCGAGGGGTTGGTGGCGGCGGTGCCGTCGGGGAAAAGCACGGTGGGAACAGTCCGGTTGCCGCCGTTGATCTGCTCCACGAGTTCGGCGGTCCCATCAACTTCCTCGATGTTGATTTCCGTGTAACCGATGCCCTGCGCGTCCAACTGCTTCTTGAGCCGGTTGCAGTAGCCGCACCAGGTAGTGGAAAACATGGTGATGGTGCCGGATTCGGGAGTAAAGTCCACGGAGCTCTCCTACGTGTTGAGGGTGTTTGTTCCCCACAACGGTATCCTGCCGGGCAGTATTCCCCGGATCCGCGCCGGCATTTAACATCGGATGACACCACTTGAAGGCCAATGGCATGCTGGAGCCATGTGTGGACGCTATGTTATGGCACGGGCCGTGGGGGACCTGCTTGCTGAGTTTGATGCCCGGCTGGAGGAAGAGGTGGACATTCCGCCGTCCTGGAATGTGGCTCCCACCGATGATGTGCCGATTGTCCTGGAGCGGCTGATCGACGACGCGACCGTGCGGCAGCTGCACGTGGCCCGGTGGGGGCTGGTTCCGTCCTGGGCCAAGGATCCGGGCATCGGGGCCAGGATGATCAACGCGCGGAGTGAGAGCGTCCTGGAAAAGCCGGCATTCCGTAAGGCCGTCCAGTCGCGGAGATGCGCGGTCCCGGCGGATGGCTACTACGAATGGAAGCAGGGGGCAGACAAGAGCAAGCAGCCCTACTATGTCCGCCCGGCCGAAGGGAGCGGGCTGGTTTTCGCCGGCCTCTACGAATGGTGGAAAGACCCGTCCAAGGCAGAGGGGGATCCCGGCCGCTGGATGCTTTCCACTTCCATCCTGACGGCGGACACTCCGCCCCCGGGAGCGGAATCCACCATTTTTGGCCAGCTGACGGCACTGCACGACCGTGTGCCGCTGCCTATGGACCGGGCCACGATGGAGCACTGGCTGGATCCGGAGGCCGACGATGCGCCCGCCCTGGTGGAGCTGGTCCGGGCCGGCGTGAAGGACGTTGCCGCGGCGTGGCGAGTCGATTCCGTGGGCAAAGAGGTGGGGAACGTACGCAACAACTCACCCCAACTGATCCGGCCGGTCGAAGCGCTGTTCTGAGGAGTCCCGTTCTGTGACCGGGTGATGGCAGAGGTTCCTGACCCCTAGACGGTGACCTTGCCGTCGTCGTCCACTGTCCAGGTGGGGTTGTAGGCAACCTCCCAGCGGAAGCCGTCCGGATCAGCGAAATAGCCGCTGTACCCGCCCCAGGGCTGGGTGACGGGCGCAGCAACGATGGCCGCCCCGGCCGCAGCGGCGTCCGCCATCACCTGGTCCACCTCATCGGTGCTGCCAAGGTTATGGCTGAGGGTGATGCAGGGTACGCCACCCGGAGCGTCAACGTCCGCCTCCGCCTGCATCTGGCCGGCGTCCCAGAGGGAGAGAATCAAGCCGTGGTTGACCTGGATGAACACCACATCGCCGGGAAATTCGCGGTGGACGGGCCAGCCAAGCCCCTCAGCGTAGAAGCGGCGGGAAGCGGCAACGCTGCGTACACCTAATGAGATGAAGTCGACTCTGGGCTGCATGCTTCGATACTGTCAGAAGATGGCGACAATTCAAGGAAACGACAGAGACGCCCTGGCAGACAAAGAACAACTGGCTGCAGTGCGGATCGCGGTCGACGAGGTGGACGACCAGATCGTCACTCTCATTGCCCGGCGTGAACGGTTGATCCGGATCGCCGGGACCCTTAAGGGAGACGACGCGGAAGTCCGTGCTCCCGGCCGGGTCGAGAGGATTATCGAGCATGTCCGGTCGGCTGCGGAAAAGAAGGACATCGATCCGGACATCGTAGAGTCCACCTACCGGGCCATGATCTCAGGCTTCATCGAACTCGAGCTCAAGGTCCACAACGAGAACAGCTGAGCAGTAGCGCTCTTCCCTCTTTATAGAGCTTCCTCGACGGCGACGCCGGCCTGGAATTCCCGGCCGTCGGCCTCGCTGAAGGCTGACATGATATGGCCCTTGCCCAGCCCGTGGATGGCTGCTGCCGGGAAGTTGCCTGTAATGGTGTTGCCGGAGTGCGAGACCCCGCTGAGATCGTAGTTTTCTTCGGTGCCCTGTTCGTGACTGAACGAGTAGAAGGCAATAGCTTCCCCGTTCATGAACTCGATGCCCAGACGTCTCTGTGATGAATAGTCGGGACTGGCTGCCACAAGCCCCACCACGTATGCACCGGATCCCGGGATGTTGCCGTCGATATCGAAGGTGGCCACCAGCGTTGAGTCCAGGGCCTTGATGCTTACGTGCTTGAGGAGTGCGTCATGGGTACTCATGGCACAATCCTGCTCCCTGCCGTCCCGTCCGTCCACCCCCTTCTAGGTTTTGTCAGGGCACCGGCGTAGACTGGAATCGTTCGAATATGTATTCGAAGGGCCGGTATTTTGAAGGCCGTCAGCAATGAATTCCATAAGGGTTCAGTTCAGTTCGGGAGGCGCCCATGGGCATGTTCAGCGAGTCAGTTGACGTCGTCTGCACCGCTGCCGGGGAGCCTCAGGAGCTTCAATGGGCAGGACGGCGCTATACGGTATGCGCTGATCCGGTTCGGTGGTACGAACGCCGGCAATGGTGGGTAGAGGAAAGCCGCGCACCCCTGGGAAGCGGGCCCGGGCTGGTGGACCACGAGATCTGGCGCGTCCAGGTACGCGCCTCGGATCGCCCCCAGGGTTCCGACGCCGCCACAGGCGAGCTCACCCTTGACCTGACCCGGCACATCGGCAGTGGCCGCTGGAGGCTCCTGCGGATCCATGACGCACTCCACCCCCGAACAGCATGACTTTCACGCACCTCCACGTATCTACTGCCTTCAGCGCCCATTACGGCGTTTCCTGGCCGGACGAGCTTGCCCAGGTTGCCGCCGCGGATGGCGCTACTGCGCTCGCATGCACGGACAGGGACGGGCTCTACGGCACCATCAAACACCTCAAAGCCTGCATGGCTGCCGGAATAGACCCCATTGTGGGGGTTGACCTTGCGGTCTTCGACGACGACGGCGACCAACGAACCCAACTTGCCGGCCGGGTAGTCGTGCTCGCCCGCGGAAACAACCAGGGAGCCGGATACCGTGCCCTGTGCCGGCTGGTATCGGACGCCCATGCCCGCACCTCCGGTAAGGCCGGGGGAGCGGTTCCCGTGGCTATCACCCGGGCCGAACTTGCATCCCGGACCCTTGATCCACGGACCCTTAAGCCGGTATTGACCGTCCTGATAGGACCCGATTCCGACGTCGGACTGGCCCTGGGCGGACGGCGCTACCTGCGTCCCCGCACCCTTTTCAAACGCTGGCTCGATGCCATGCCGGCAGGGACTGTGGTGGCTGAAATTGTCTCCCAGCTCAGCGCGCCCGGCGCGCCCCTGAGCACAGCCCATGCAGTCCGCATGCTTAAACTCGCGGAAGAACACGGGGTCCCTGCCGTGCTCACCAATGCTGCCCGGTACTGCGCCGAGGACGGCGCCGCAACGGCAGACGTGCTGGACTCAGCCCGGACGCTGAAGTCGCTTCCGGAACTTGCCGCCGAGCCCCTGCTCCAGCCAAACGGCCAGGGCTGGTTGAAATCAGCCGGTCAGATGCTCCAACTGGGCAAGGAAATCATCAGTGCCGCAGGGTATGGTGCCGCCGATCTTAAACAGCTGATGGCCCAGACCGAGGTGCTCGCTGACCTTTGCAGGATTGATCCAGTGGCGGACATGGGCTGGAAACAACCGGTTGTCCCTGAAGCCTCAGTGATCGGCATCAGCCAGGACCCTGATATTGAACTGGTGCAGCGCTGCGAGGCCGGCATTGCCAGGCGGTTCCCGGGTATATCCGGTACCGCCGAAAAGGACATGCGCCAGCGCCTCACCCATGAACTGGGTATCATCCAGAACCTTGGATTCTCCTCCTACTTCCTCACGGTGGCGGAAGTTTCCAGGATGATCATTGACATGGGGGTCCGCGTCGCCGCCCGTGGTTCCGGCGCTTCCAGCCTGGTCAATTACCTGATCGATATCAGCCAGGTGAACCCCCTGCAGCACGACCTTGTTTTCGAACGGTTCCTGTCCCGGGACCGGGCCACTTTGCCCGATATTGACCTTGATGTTGAAAGCGCAGAACGCCATAACGTCTACCGGAGGATCTTTGACCGGTTCGGCGCCGAGCGGGTCACGCTCATGAGTATGCAGAACGGCTACCGCGCCCGCGGCGCCGTCCGGGACGCCGGGATGGCTTTGGGCATGGATCAGGGCGATGTGGGGGAAATCGCGAAGCAACTGTGGCGTTTTTCTGCCCGAAAGTTCCGGGAGGCAATGGCGGAAAAGCCTGAGCTGAGGGAGTTCGCCGGGCGGGTGGAACAACGGGAGTTTACAGAAAACCAGCAGCTGGACCTGCTCGTGGACCTTACTGAACGCCTTGACCGGCTTCCGCGGCACATATCCATGCACCCCTGCGGGGTGATCCTGGGCGATGCGACCCTGCTTGACCGGACCCCTGTCCAGCCGAGCGGACTGGGGCTGCCTATGAGCCAGTTCGACAAGCACGACATGGATCCCATGGGCATGCTCAAGCTCGATGTCCTGGGGGTCCGGATGCAGAGTGCCATGGCCTTTGCTGTCAGGGAAGTCATCCGGATCCACTCCTCCAAAGCGGAAGTGGTCGCCGCGGGTGCACACCCCACAGGCCCTGATGGCACCGGGCCGGACTATATCGCCGAGAATGGGCATATCGAGTTGAATGCCGTGCCCCTTGATGACGAACCAACCTATGAGCTCATCCGAAGCACTCACACCCTGGGCTGTTTCCAGATCGAATCCCCGGGCCAGCGTGAGCTGGTGGGCAAGATGGCACCCAGGGACTTCAATGACCTCATCATCGATATCTCGCTGTTCAGGCCGGGGCCCATGAAATCGGATATGGTGCGGCCATTCCTGGAACACCGGCACGGTTTCGCCCCGGAAGTTTATCCGCACCCTGACCTGAAACCCGTGCTTCAGGAAACGCATGGGGTCACCGTTTTCCATGAACAGATCCTGAAGACCTTCGACATCATGACAGGATGCGGCCTCGCCCGTGCTGACGAATTCCGCCGCATTCTGGGCAATGAGGAACGTGAGCCGCAAGTGGAGGAGTACTTCCGAAGGGAAGCCCGGATCAAGGGCTACGCCCCTGACGTGGTGGATAAGGTCTGGGGGACCCTGAAGTCCTTCGCCAGTTTTGGCTTCTGCAAGGCACACGGTGCGGCTTTTGCCGTGCCCACCTACCAGTCAGCCTGGCTCAAGGCGCACCATCCCGAAGCCTTCCTGGCGGGGTTATGGGAACACGATCCCGGGATGTATCCCAAGCGGCTCCTGGTGGCGGAAGCCCGCAGGCTCGGTATCCCGATCCTGCCCCTGGACATCAACCGCAGCCAGGCGGAATACCGGGTAGAACGGATCGCTGATGGAAAGGACCGCGGCAAACTGGGAATCAGGCTGAGCCTCAATGGGATATACGGCATGTCCGCTGCCGAGCTCAAACGCATTGTCTCCGGTCAGCCCTACGAATCGCTGGCGGATCTCCGCGACCGGTCAAGGCTCAGTAAGCCCAGCATCAAGAGGCTGGCCCAGCTGGGTGCCTTTGACTCACTCCACCGGGAATCCGGCGGCGCAGCCAACCGGGCGGACCTGGTCCAGCACCTGCAAAAGCTCCAGGCCACGGGAAGCACCAGGAAGGCCCCAGAGGTCATGGAAGGGCAGTTGGCATTGCCGCTGGGGGACGTGGAACTCCGGAACGTGAAGCCAGGCCTTCCCGCGCCCACCCTGGTGGACAATGTCAGGGCGGAACTTGACCTGATGGCCATTGACGCCAGCGGGCATCTGATGGACAGCCACCGTCCTATGCTGGACAGGCTCGGGGTCACCACTGCGGACAAGCTGCTTGGCCTGCGCAACGGCACCGAGGTGCTGGTTGCCGGGGTGCGCATCGCCACGCAGACGCCGCCCATGCGTGGCGGCCGCCGCGTGGTCTTCATCAGCATCGACGACGGCACAGGCTGCGTCGACTCGGTCTTCTTCCATGAGGCACAGGAACAGGCGGGAATGCTGCTGTTCGGAACGCGGCTGCTGCTCATCCGGGGCACCACGCGGCGTACCGGTCCCAGGGGAATCAGCCTGAGCGCCAACATGGCCTGGGACTTAAGCCGGATCGAAACGCTGCCCTTCCCGCAGTCCGCACCGGAGACTGCGGACGTTCCGCATCCGCTGGACGGGATCAGCCGGAGCCTGGCAATTACCGGAATGGGCAGCTGAACACGGCCCGGTCCCGTTGGTCGGCCCCCGGCGAAACCGATAGCATTGACGATGGCTGGCTGTGGTCCCCGTACGCCACAAGCTATGAAGCCTAAACTTTGAATAGGAGACACCCGTGTCAGATGCCCAGCAGATCACCCTCATCGTCGACGGCGAAGAGACCAAGGTGACTACCGGGACAACCGGTGCGGAACTCTTCTTTGAGCGCCGTGACGTCGTTGTGGCCCGCATTAACGGCGAGCTGAAGGACCTGGACCAGGAACTGCCTGAAGGTGCCGAGATCCAGGCCGTGACCATCGGTTCGCCTGACGGCCTGAACGTGCTCCGCCACTCCACGGCCCATGTCATGGCGCAGGCAGTGCAGCAACTGCGCCCGGACGCGAAGCTGGGAATCGGCCCGTACATCACGGACGGCTTCTACTTCGACTTCGATGTCGCAGCACCGTTTACCCCGGAGGACCTCAGGACCCTGGAAAAGATGATGCTCAAGATCGTCAACCAGAACCAGAAGTTCGTCCGCCGCGTGGTCAGCGAAGACGAAGCCCGCGAAGCCGTGAAGGACGAGCCCTACAAACTGGAACTGCTGGGCAAGAAGAACGAGGCCGCCGAAGCCGGTGAAGGAGTCAACGTCGAAGTCGGCGCCGGGGACATCACCATCTACGACAACGTGGACCGGAAAAGCGGCGACAGCGTCTGGTGCGATCTCTGCCGCGGCCCGCACCTGCCCAACACCAAACTCATTTCCAACGCCTTCGCGCTGACGCGTTCCTCCTCCGCCTACTGGCTGGGCAACCAGAAGAACCAGCAGCTGCAGCGGATTTACGGCACGGCCTGGCCCACCAAGGATGAGCTGAAGGCCTACCAGGAGCGCCTCGCAGAAGCAGAACGGCGGGACCACCGCAAGCTTGGCGTGGAACTGGACCTGTTTTCCTTCCCTGACGAGCTCGGTTCGGGATTGCCGGTATTCCACCCCAAGGGCGGCATCATCCGCAAGGAGATGGAGGACTACTCCCGCCAGCGCCACGTCGACGCCGGCTACGAGTTCGTCTACACACCCCACATCACCAAGGGCCACCTGTATGAGGTCTCGGGCCACCTTGACTGGTACAAGGACGGCATGTTCCCCCCGATGCGGGTGGATGAGGAACTCAACGCTGACGGTACTGTCCGCAAACCCGCGCAGGACTACTACCTCAAGCCGATGAACTGCCCGATGCACAACCTGATCTTCCGCTCCCGCGGACGGTCCTACCGGGAACTGCCCCTACGACTCTTCGAATTCGGGTCCGTCTACCGGTACGAAAAGTCCGGTGTGGTCCACGGGCTGACCAGGGTGCGTGGCATGACGCAGGACGATGCCCACATCTATTGCACGCGGGAGCAGATGAAGGATGAGCTCACTAAAACCCTGAACTTCGTCCTTGGGCTCCTGCAGGATTACGGCCTGAACGACTTCTACCTGGAGCTTTCCACCAAGGACCCGGAGAAGTATGTCGGGGAGGACGCCGCCTGGGAGGAAGCCACCAGGACCCTCGAGGAGGTGGCGCATGACTCCGGGCTGGAACTCGTGGCGGATCCGGGCGGAGCCGCGTTCTACGGGCCGAAGATTTCCGTGCAGGCCAAGGACGCCCTGGGCCGTACCTGGCAGATGTCCACCATCCAGCTGGACTTCAACCTCCCGGAACGGTTCGAACTGGAGTTCCAGGCTGCAGACGGTACCCGGCAGCGGCCTGTGATGATCCACCGTGCACTGTTCGGCTCCATCGAGCGGTTCATGGGCGTGCTCACCGAGCACTACGCCGGGGCGTTCCCGGCCTGGCTGGCCCCCGTACAGGTGGTGGGCATCCCCGTGGCCGAAACATTCAACGACTACGTGTTCGACGTCGTTGACCAGCTTAAGGCGGCGGGCATCCGCGCCGAGGTGGACACCAGCTCGGACAGGTTCCCCAAAAAGATCCGCACTGCAAGCAAGAACAAGATCCCGTTCGTCCTGATTGCAGGCGGCGACGACGCCGAGGCCGGCGCGGTGTCCTTCCGCTTCCGGGACGGCAGCCAGGACAACGGCGTGCCCGTGGCCGAGGCAGTCAAGCGGATCACAGAAGCCGTCCGCAACCGGACCAGCTAGCGGAACGGATATAGACACGGTGCAGGAGAACACAGGCGCAGGATATCCAGGCGATGCCGGCGTGACCGATGATTTCGATCTCGCGGGTGTCCCCGATGCCTTCCAGCGCCTGTGGACTCCGCACCGGATGGCCTACATCAAGGGCGGCCAGCACCAGTTCAAGAACGAAGAGGACTGCCCCTTCTGCGTCGGCCCAAGCAGGACTGACGAAGAATCGCTCATCGTGCACCGGGGAAAGACCTGCTACGTGGTTCTCAACCTGTTCCCGTACAACCCGGGCCACCTGCTGGTCTGCCCGTACCGGCATGTGCCCGACTACACCGACCTCACGCTCGAGGAGACTGCGGAGTTCGCAGAGTTGACGCAGACCGCCA
Above is a window of Arthrobacter pascens DNA encoding:
- a CDS encoding NUDIX domain-containing protein, with product MDHSLAAMSPDAGLSNAGQAPPVRTGPRDPGDAWVEGAQGRFWGRFGAAGVLAYDPDKGVLLQHRAAWSHNGGTWGLPGGALHQGEDAVTGALREAHEEAAVPAKDVSILFTSVLDVGYWSYTTVVLLVRKPFDPVISDPESIELRWVPLSEVESNELHPGFAAAWPELRQRMLDLAEGGIARATGPGNNRQ
- a CDS encoding endonuclease/exonuclease/phosphatase family protein, with product MRVISYNLRKHKASGELLALAQNFEIDALCLQEVDSSDLPETLGPLHLADTTKGNRLGLAIYYRTSRFTAMDTQSFALKKSLHDRVLAPAHERLIGTRVMDNETQHELVIGSFHAAPLTASNSLRRKQIHAAHAELLTMGSGLMTLMVGDFNYPFFTKSLDEHMKNSGYSLSLSDRRTYTRYKVFKGHFDFATSLGLDIESVETLPRGESDHLPILVSAEYGKDY
- a CDS encoding thioesterase family protein, whose amino-acid sequence is MTKELPELAEGNFYYQSLGGGRFRSTIHAQGAWNEHEQHMAPASGLMVDSLERHEPRAHLRMARLSFEILGLIPGGEFHIETATLRPGRTIELLQADLVAHGRVAIRATAWRMVTSDTSEVAAVEDTAIPGPYECKPYDGASVWPGGYIRSIEMRVAEGHRPGAGKVWLRTEHPLTDDADSGDLARLMGLVDTANGIAARVPPGKDSYAFPNLDLQIHMYRRPEGEWLGLDNAVSFGADGIGLTSTVLHDLQGPFGRAEQILTLRRS
- a CDS encoding lipoate--protein ligase family protein; translated protein: MRDAGAGLGTLTVVRQERSLGAARDLEFGIELLTQAKTGRIGPTLRLYRPKPTVAFGQRDARLPGFDAAAQACRDQGFEPLVRKAGGRAAAYHEGTLVVDHVEPHADAIAGSKSRFAFFGELLAVALRSAGVQAAVGEIPGEYCPGEFSVHGLDPRDAAHRVKLIGTAQRVVAGGWLFSSVIVVENSAPIRRVLTDSYEALGLDWDPATAGAVNDLVPGLDVKAIEEALLGTYAGQASLRFAEFGSYAGRDGEA
- a CDS encoding mycoredoxin; the protein is MDFTPESGTITMFSTTWCGYCNRLKKQLDAQGIGYTEINIEEVDGTAELVEQINGGNRTVPTVLFPDGTAATNPSAAEVKSRLAA
- a CDS encoding SOS response-associated peptidase — translated: MCGRYVMARAVGDLLAEFDARLEEEVDIPPSWNVAPTDDVPIVLERLIDDATVRQLHVARWGLVPSWAKDPGIGARMINARSESVLEKPAFRKAVQSRRCAVPADGYYEWKQGADKSKQPYYVRPAEGSGLVFAGLYEWWKDPSKAEGDPGRWMLSTSILTADTPPPGAESTIFGQLTALHDRVPLPMDRATMEHWLDPEADDAPALVELVRAGVKDVAAAWRVDSVGKEVGNVRNNSPQLIRPVEALF
- a CDS encoding VOC family protein, translated to MQPRVDFISLGVRSVAASRRFYAEGLGWPVHREFPGDVVFIQVNHGLILSLWDAGQMQAEADVDAPGGVPCITLSHNLGSTDEVDQVMADAAAAGAAIVAAPVTQPWGGYSGYFADPDGFRWEVAYNPTWTVDDDGKVTV
- a CDS encoding chorismate mutase; this translates as MATIQGNDRDALADKEQLAAVRIAVDEVDDQIVTLIARRERLIRIAGTLKGDDAEVRAPGRVERIIEHVRSAAEKKDIDPDIVESTYRAMISGFIELELKVHNENS
- a CDS encoding DUF6504 family protein, with translation MGMFSESVDVVCTAAGEPQELQWAGRRYTVCADPVRWYERRQWWVEESRAPLGSGPGLVDHEIWRVQVRASDRPQGSDAATGELTLDLTRHIGSGRWRLLRIHDALHPRTA
- a CDS encoding DNA polymerase III subunit alpha, whose protein sequence is MTFTHLHVSTAFSAHYGVSWPDELAQVAAADGATALACTDRDGLYGTIKHLKACMAAGIDPIVGVDLAVFDDDGDQRTQLAGRVVVLARGNNQGAGYRALCRLVSDAHARTSGKAGGAVPVAITRAELASRTLDPRTLKPVLTVLIGPDSDVGLALGGRRYLRPRTLFKRWLDAMPAGTVVAEIVSQLSAPGAPLSTAHAVRMLKLAEEHGVPAVLTNAARYCAEDGAATADVLDSARTLKSLPELAAEPLLQPNGQGWLKSAGQMLQLGKEIISAAGYGAADLKQLMAQTEVLADLCRIDPVADMGWKQPVVPEASVIGISQDPDIELVQRCEAGIARRFPGISGTAEKDMRQRLTHELGIIQNLGFSSYFLTVAEVSRMIIDMGVRVAARGSGASSLVNYLIDISQVNPLQHDLVFERFLSRDRATLPDIDLDVESAERHNVYRRIFDRFGAERVTLMSMQNGYRARGAVRDAGMALGMDQGDVGEIAKQLWRFSARKFREAMAEKPELREFAGRVEQREFTENQQLDLLVDLTERLDRLPRHISMHPCGVILGDATLLDRTPVQPSGLGLPMSQFDKHDMDPMGMLKLDVLGVRMQSAMAFAVREVIRIHSSKAEVVAAGAHPTGPDGTGPDYIAENGHIELNAVPLDDEPTYELIRSTHTLGCFQIESPGQRELVGKMAPRDFNDLIIDISLFRPGPMKSDMVRPFLEHRHGFAPEVYPHPDLKPVLQETHGVTVFHEQILKTFDIMTGCGLARADEFRRILGNEEREPQVEEYFRREARIKGYAPDVVDKVWGTLKSFASFGFCKAHGAAFAVPTYQSAWLKAHHPEAFLAGLWEHDPGMYPKRLLVAEARRLGIPILPLDINRSQAEYRVERIADGKDRGKLGIRLSLNGIYGMSAAELKRIVSGQPYESLADLRDRSRLSKPSIKRLAQLGAFDSLHRESGGAANRADLVQHLQKLQATGSTRKAPEVMEGQLALPLGDVELRNVKPGLPAPTLVDNVRAELDLMAIDASGHLMDSHRPMLDRLGVTTADKLLGLRNGTEVLVAGVRIATQTPPMRGGRRVVFISIDDGTGCVDSVFFHEAQEQAGMLLFGTRLLLIRGTTRRTGPRGISLSANMAWDLSRIETLPFPQSAPETADVPHPLDGISRSLAITGMGS
- the thrS gene encoding threonine--tRNA ligase, translating into MSDAQQITLIVDGEETKVTTGTTGAELFFERRDVVVARINGELKDLDQELPEGAEIQAVTIGSPDGLNVLRHSTAHVMAQAVQQLRPDAKLGIGPYITDGFYFDFDVAAPFTPEDLRTLEKMMLKIVNQNQKFVRRVVSEDEAREAVKDEPYKLELLGKKNEAAEAGEGVNVEVGAGDITIYDNVDRKSGDSVWCDLCRGPHLPNTKLISNAFALTRSSSAYWLGNQKNQQLQRIYGTAWPTKDELKAYQERLAEAERRDHRKLGVELDLFSFPDELGSGLPVFHPKGGIIRKEMEDYSRQRHVDAGYEFVYTPHITKGHLYEVSGHLDWYKDGMFPPMRVDEELNADGTVRKPAQDYYLKPMNCPMHNLIFRSRGRSYRELPLRLFEFGSVYRYEKSGVVHGLTRVRGMTQDDAHIYCTREQMKDELTKTLNFVLGLLQDYGLNDFYLELSTKDPEKYVGEDAAWEEATRTLEEVAHDSGLELVADPGGAAFYGPKISVQAKDALGRTWQMSTIQLDFNLPERFELEFQAADGTRQRPVMIHRALFGSIERFMGVLTEHYAGAFPAWLAPVQVVGIPVAETFNDYVFDVVDQLKAAGIRAEVDTSSDRFPKKIRTASKNKIPFVLIAGGDDAEAGAVSFRFRDGSQDNGVPVAEAVKRITEAVRNRTS